The following coding sequences are from one bacterium SCSIO 12741 window:
- a CDS encoding radical SAM protein — protein MLREKVRNINARVYPGKVLVGPEWVVLGVNNVCNLHCKMCDVGNGNTDTVFAQNLVGTHPLNMPLELISKIIDQTARYSPKSKLAYAFTEPLVYPHLEESLKLADQKGLFTTITTNALVLRQKAKMLCESGLNELYVSLDGPQDVHNEIRGNKRSFQKALEGLEVLAGEKNPPKIDVICAITEWNTGNLMELLDSLKGMPIREVSFMHTQFTDEKMAEIHNAKWGHLYPATASNLDEVDFSKMDLNELMNEIREMRKRDYPFRISFSPEIEDPDYLQDYYLKPERILGKYCTAIFSSIMFKSDGSAIPAHGRCFNLTLGNLYEQDFPQIWNSKTAADFRTSIMKEGGFMPACSRCCSAT, from the coding sequence ATGCTTAGGGAAAAAGTCAGAAATATTAATGCACGTGTTTACCCGGGAAAAGTTCTCGTTGGTCCGGAATGGGTGGTTCTGGGAGTGAATAATGTGTGCAACCTACATTGCAAAATGTGTGATGTTGGAAATGGGAATACCGATACCGTTTTTGCCCAAAACCTGGTAGGAACTCACCCCTTGAACATGCCGCTTGAGCTGATTAGCAAAATAATAGATCAAACAGCCAGGTATTCTCCGAAAAGCAAGTTGGCTTATGCATTCACCGAACCGCTGGTCTATCCACATTTGGAAGAATCCCTAAAACTGGCTGATCAAAAAGGATTGTTTACCACCATAACTACCAATGCCCTCGTGCTGAGGCAAAAAGCCAAAATGCTGTGCGAAAGTGGTCTCAATGAATTGTATGTTTCGCTGGATGGTCCTCAGGATGTGCACAACGAAATTCGTGGTAACAAGAGGTCTTTTCAAAAGGCTTTGGAAGGACTTGAAGTGCTGGCTGGCGAAAAGAACCCACCCAAAATTGATGTCATCTGCGCCATTACTGAATGGAATACCGGAAACCTAATGGAATTGTTGGATTCCTTAAAGGGAATGCCCATCCGGGAAGTGTCTTTTATGCATACGCAGTTTACTGATGAAAAAATGGCGGAAATTCACAACGCCAAATGGGGGCATCTCTATCCGGCCACAGCATCCAATCTGGATGAGGTTGATTTTTCCAAAATGGACCTTAACGAATTAATGAATGAAATTCGGGAAATGCGAAAGCGCGACTATCCCTTCCGGATTAGTTTTTCTCCCGAAATAGAGGACCCTGATTATTTACAGGATTATTACCTCAAGCCCGAACGAATTTTGGGTAAATATTGTACTGCCATCTTTTCAAGCATCATGTTTAAGTCCGATGGCTCGGCAATTCCCGCACATGGGCGTTGCTTTAACCTAACCCTGGGGAACCTGTATGAACAGGACTTTCCTCAAATATGGAATTCCAAAACAGCGGCCGATTTTCGCACCTCAATTATGAAAGAAGGTGGATTTATGCCCGCATGTTCAAGATGTTGTAGTGCTACCTGA
- a CDS encoding B12-binding domain-containing radical SAM protein, producing MAKLLFLQNIDYEFMGPMYLSAILKDHGHQCDLILGQKWDDFKAKIESFKPDMVGFSIMSGSHHWARNMARTIKAETGIPNIFGGSHPTFFSEFIQEEGVDYLIRGEGEESLLELMNRLDQGDSFQDVPNLSFLQDGKAVHNPLRNLSKRLDDLPYPDRELYNDLDNRQDRRVRNVITSRGCPWHCTFCFEDAMRDLYKGKGKYVRIREMDEVIEECRRLKNETEVEVIYFADDVFGMSRSWLYEFLEIYKREIGLEFICLVRADLVAADKKYAFKLAEAGCRSVFFGVESGNEDLRNQLLKKQLTDEQIVTAAGWLHEAGIKFRTYNILGLPDETLEDAFSTLELNIRIKADYPWCSLFSPFPGTELTDYAYAKGYLSPTFDVETLDKSFFLESKLEVPNIREMQNLQKFFQTAVLWPWTYPLIKRLIYLRPNFLFKAWFGLIYFYVYIRSEKRNFWDTLKFALKNYQHVLAKE from the coding sequence ATGGCTAAACTCCTATTTCTTCAGAACATAGATTATGAATTCATGGGGCCGATGTACTTATCGGCTATCCTGAAAGACCATGGGCATCAATGTGATTTGATATTGGGCCAGAAGTGGGATGATTTTAAGGCAAAAATCGAATCCTTTAAACCGGATATGGTGGGCTTTTCGATTATGAGTGGAAGCCATCACTGGGCACGTAACATGGCTCGAACGATTAAAGCAGAAACGGGTATTCCTAACATCTTTGGTGGTTCGCATCCTACTTTTTTCTCTGAGTTTATTCAAGAAGAAGGAGTGGATTACCTGATCAGAGGAGAAGGAGAAGAATCGCTTTTGGAGTTGATGAATCGTCTGGATCAGGGAGATTCGTTTCAGGATGTGCCCAATCTTTCTTTTCTCCAGGATGGAAAGGCGGTTCACAATCCCTTGCGAAACTTAAGCAAGCGACTGGATGACTTGCCTTACCCCGATCGGGAATTGTACAACGATTTGGATAATCGCCAGGATAGACGGGTCCGTAATGTGATCACCTCACGAGGTTGTCCCTGGCACTGTACCTTTTGTTTTGAAGACGCTATGCGTGATCTCTACAAAGGCAAGGGAAAGTACGTCCGCATTCGTGAAATGGATGAGGTGATCGAAGAGTGCCGTCGACTTAAGAATGAAACCGAGGTAGAAGTGATCTACTTTGCCGATGACGTTTTTGGAATGAGCCGCAGTTGGTTGTACGAGTTCCTTGAGATATACAAACGAGAAATTGGACTCGAATTCATTTGCCTCGTTCGAGCAGACCTGGTAGCAGCTGATAAAAAATACGCCTTTAAACTGGCTGAAGCGGGATGTAGATCCGTATTCTTCGGTGTGGAGTCGGGGAATGAGGATCTCCGAAATCAACTTCTAAAAAAACAGCTTACCGATGAGCAGATTGTAACTGCTGCTGGCTGGTTACATGAAGCTGGAATTAAATTCAGAACCTACAATATTTTAGGACTCCCGGACGAAACTCTGGAAGACGCCTTCTCCACTCTGGAGCTCAATATTCGGATCAAAGCCGACTATCCTTGGTGTTCCTTGTTTTCTCCCTTCCCCGGAACAGAATTGACCGATTATGCCTACGCCAAGGGCTACCTCAGCCCAACCTTTGATGTAGAGACTTTGGATAAGTCTTTCTTCCTGGAATCTAAGTTGGAAGTGCCGAATATTAGGGAAATGCAGAACCTGCAGAAGTTTTTTCAAACCGCCGTTTTATGGCCCTGGACCTATCCGCTGATTAAACGATTGATTTACCTCCGACCCAACTTTTTGTTTAAGGCTTGGTTTGGATTGATATACTTCTACGTGTACATCCGAAGTGAGAAACGAAATTTCTGGGATACCTTGAAATTTGCCTTAAAAAACTACCAACACGTGTTGGCCAAGGAGTAA
- a CDS encoding DUF2029 domain-containing protein yields MESIEKTRIAKLVMAVLTLFCVTLVVWKGLVPGWKNLDSDFPNYYTASRLLLEGEPVAKFYDNDWFEEQAHQRGIDAPARFSPFPPITSVLAIPLSFFEPLVAKRIWLLFNVFLLFVLIAQLRMITNLSFGWVFFIAFWLALPLMSNFRMGQFYLVLVCGMLAAYQAAIRNRSKSAGNLLAILTIFKYVPITLLMAFGILGNKRIWIMGSITLLVLFGFQILFFGMDTWQTYVNVLLGHLSGEIPGQGRFVPAFQSIDSFAAHLFIYDAEYNPNPLADLPAMPRILKYSFLALVLLIGSLTLYSSKGRNKRTYRDITLIVVSLGTLLVLPATATYHFLLLFFPVTLFLRVGKDHLRLGDVLVLFALLFVSANTSSFTVDWQTGSDVIDLILSYPRLWGLCGLYLFTNWWLGIAVRKRRVENLIYG; encoded by the coding sequence ATGGAGTCCATCGAAAAAACAAGGATAGCCAAGTTAGTCATGGCTGTATTGACCTTATTCTGCGTCACTTTGGTGGTGTGGAAAGGACTGGTGCCTGGCTGGAAAAATCTGGATTCAGACTTCCCCAATTATTATACCGCTTCCCGATTGTTGCTCGAAGGAGAGCCTGTAGCCAAGTTTTACGACAATGATTGGTTTGAAGAACAGGCCCACCAAAGGGGAATTGATGCCCCGGCTCGGTTTTCGCCATTCCCTCCCATTACATCCGTATTGGCTATTCCACTCAGCTTTTTTGAGCCCCTGGTGGCAAAAAGAATCTGGCTCTTATTCAATGTATTCTTGCTTTTTGTGCTCATTGCGCAACTACGGATGATTACCAACTTGTCCTTCGGATGGGTCTTTTTTATAGCCTTTTGGTTGGCGCTACCTCTTATGAGTAACTTCCGTATGGGGCAATTTTATCTGGTACTGGTCTGTGGAATGCTGGCAGCCTATCAGGCGGCGATTCGAAATCGATCAAAATCGGCTGGAAATCTATTAGCGATACTCACAATTTTCAAATACGTACCCATTACACTCCTAATGGCTTTTGGAATTTTGGGTAACAAGCGAATCTGGATCATGGGAAGTATCACACTGCTGGTGCTGTTTGGTTTTCAAATATTGTTTTTTGGAATGGACACCTGGCAGACCTATGTGAATGTTTTGCTGGGGCACTTGTCCGGTGAGATTCCCGGGCAGGGAAGGTTTGTTCCGGCTTTTCAGTCCATTGATTCCTTTGCCGCTCATCTTTTCATTTACGACGCCGAATACAATCCCAACCCTTTGGCAGACTTACCAGCAATGCCTCGTATTTTGAAATACAGTTTTTTGGCCTTGGTATTATTGATAGGAAGCTTGACCCTATATTCCAGTAAAGGGCGGAACAAACGGACTTATCGTGATATTACTTTGATCGTTGTTAGCTTGGGGACCCTTTTGGTTTTACCAGCAACGGCTACCTACCATTTTTTGCTGCTGTTCTTTCCGGTAACTTTATTCCTACGAGTGGGAAAAGACCATTTACGATTGGGTGATGTTTTGGTTCTTTTCGCTCTTCTTTTCGTCAGCGCCAACACTTCTTCGTTTACTGTTGACTGGCAAACCGGCTCGGATGTCATAGATTTGATTCTTTCTTACCCACGTCTCTGGGGACTATGCGGATTGTATCTCTTTACCAACTGGTGGTTAGGAATTGCCGTCCGTAAGAGAAGGGTGGAGAACTTGATTTATGGCTAA